The window ccaacaatcaaatgaccccctgagcaagcactttggcaacattgggaaggaaaaactccgttttaacaggaagaaacctccgacagaaccataGAGgtgcggccatctgctgtgaccagttggggagagagaaggaagacaggataaaagacatgctgtggaagagagccagagattaataacaattaatgattcaatgcagagaggtctattaacacatagttaGTGAGAAAGgtaactgaagaagaaatactcaatgcatcatgggaatccccagcagcctacacctattgcagcataactaagagagGATTCAGGACCACCCGATCCAGCCCTGACTATatactttagcaaaaaggaaagttttaagcttaatcttaaaagtagagatagtgtctgtctcccgaatccaaactgaaaGCTGGTTCAACAGAGgaaggggcctgaaaactgaaggctcctattctacttttaaatactctaggaaccacaagtaagcttGCAGTCCGatagcaaagtgctctaatgggctgatatggtactataaggtcattaagataagatggggcctgattatttaagaccttgtatgtgaggagcaggattttgaattcaattctggatttaacaggaagccaatgaagggaagccaatacaggagacgtatgctctctctttctagtccctgtcagtactcttgctgcagcattttggattaactgaaggcatttcagggagtttttaggacttactgataataaaaaataagagtagtccagcctaggagtaataaatgcatgaactagtttttctgcatcactctgagacaggatatttctaattttagacaTATTGCGCAAATAGAAGTAATTTCATTATGTGACGTCTGCTTCTATGTAACACTACTCCCTTGTATTGACAGCGTATGATATTCTTTTCACAGTACCTTGAGTCAGTTCGACCTCTGCTGGACAATGAGCAGTACAATAAAATGGAGCTTTTGGCCAGtgattttaaagaaaacaaagcagcccAACTGCAGAGATGCCTAATCTTAAAATCATGGTGGGCAACAAATTATGTAAGTAGTGTTTTCTGTCTAACATGCTACTGAAATTGTCTTGAATTGTAATGTTAGACAATAAAAACCTGTAATTTTCTCCAGGTAAGTGACTGGTGGGAGGAGTACATTTACCTCAGGGGCAGGAGTCCTATCATGGTCAACAGTAACTTCTATATAATGGTATGTAAAACTGTCAGTACATCAGttgagtgttttttctgttagtAGTTAGTAGTAATGAggtaataatttattttaaataatttaataatgtaATCCttaacttttaaaatttttaaatgtgtctgtttttatatgtttgttctctgttgtgtgttgtcactttgttgtgtttggtcACTCCATTTATTGTGTGAAGGACCTCTTGTACGTGACCCCAACACATCGTCAGGCTGCAAGGGCAGGAAATGTGGTacatgccatgttgcaatacagACGCAAACTGGAACGTGGTGAACTTGCACCGGTATAGCTTGCCATTACAATTACTCTGTTCTCTCGTTTTTTTGCAAGGTTAAACTCTGTGTTGACTTCTATTTAACTTTTTCTGCTCAGCTGAGGGCTTTGGGGACTGTTCCTATGTGTTCTACTCAGATGGAGAGGATGTTTAACACCACTCGCATCCCTGGCATTGAAACAGGTGAGCAACTGTTTAGATCTGTACTGTTTGAGTGCTCAATCATCACTGAGTCATAGATAAGATACTTCCCATTGTCCAGTATGCAGCACTAGTGGGTACATCTCTATAAATGGTTTCACAGCAAATAGGTTCCATCACTCTGTAAAGCTACTGGGACATATCTTTGATGCTGTGCTTTCAGTAAGTCACTGTGTGTAACTTAAATTAAATCTAATCTTTTACTGGTTTAACAATCTTTACAGATTTTGTGCAGCACCTGACTGATCGGAAACACCTGGTTGTCTTCCACAAGGGTCGGTTCTTCCAGGTGTGGCTTTACACTGGAGGGCGTCACCTTTTGCCCAGTGAACTTGAAACACAGTTTCAAAGGATTCTCAATGATACATCAGAACCTCAACCAGGAGAACTCAAACTAGCTGCCCTGACAGCAGGATACAGGTatatacaaacaaaaaacaccttaAAAAAGTAGGTAAGCAGGTTAAATGTTCAAACACTTTCAGCAGAAAAGGGAAATGGTCTCACTCTCATCCTTAGGGTTCCATGGGCTCAGGCTCGGATAAAATATTTTAGCCAGGGTATAAACAAAGTATCCCTGGATGCAATCGAGTCAGCTGCCTTCTTCCTGACACTGGATGATGAGCCGCAGGGTTACGATCCTGCAAAGAGCAACTCACTTGATAGCTACGCCAAGTCCCTGCTGCATGGAAAATGTTATGACAGGTAGGCAAAGAAGGCCAAGCCTTTTATTGACTTTGACTAAATTGATTTCCTAAAagaagttgggtttttttttcttgcaggtGGTTTGACAAATCTTTTACATTGATCTCTTATCCAAATGGAAAAATGGGTGTAAATGTTGAACATTCTTGGGCTGATGCACCAATTGTAGGACACATGTGGGAGGTAGGAAAAGTGTTCTGAATAAATCCTAAAATAATGATTCAAAGAATGCAAATTTTCTTcagctgcatttttttctttttagtataTTCTAGCAACAGACTGCTTCCATCTTGGATACACTGAGGAGGGACACTGTAAAGGGGATGTGAACAAAAACCTGCCTCATCCCACTCGACTACAATGGCAGATTCCAAATGAGGTATAgcaaaaattgtatttatttcttataGCCAgtattgtttttagttttttcttttaatttaatggAGTCTTTGGTGTTTTAGATCTGTACACAAACTAATTAGGATATTCTTTTACCCTCTCTAAGTGCCAAAATGTCATTGAAACATCATACCTCTCAGCCAAGCAGATAGCTGATGATGTGGACTTCCATGGCTATCTGTTTGCTGAGTTTGGGAAAGGCCTGATCAAGAAGTGCAGGACAAGCCCTGATGCCTTTATTCAGCTGGCCTTGCAGCTGGCCCAGTTTAGGGTAGGCCTGCCATACTTCATATAATCACTGACATTTCTTTAAATGCATCTACAACCATCAACTAATAGATAACTCTTTGCTTTATAGGACCAGCGTGTGTTCTGTCTGACGTACGAGTCATCGATGACTCGTATGTTCAGAGATGGGCGGACAGAGACAGTGCGCTCCTGCACGTCTGAGGCGGTTGCATTCGTCAGAGCCATGGAGGACGCTGGTACGACGGTAGGCAAAACAAACAACCATGtccacaacaaataaaaaggTCATGACATCATTTAGCTGCTCGACAGGTGTGTATAAAGAGAATCACAGGTCAAAGGCGTTTTAATGGAGaggtttttaataaaaatatacaacaactTTGGACTTAATGTGGTTTATAATGTTTATCTTGTAGTCACAGGACGTTCATGTACTCAGTTTTAGATTTTCTGATGGGTCACATTGTTAAAGAACATGTTGTTCTACTAAGAACATGGTGACCAAGACCTAGAGGTAATGTGTGTCAGTGCCCTGGACTTTAAGCTCTTCGATGTTCTGACAGGGTCAAACTGGTACTTTCCTTCATTGATAAAGAAatctaaaaattattttaatgcagtttttattcatttatttgggAATGTTTAAAATTACATTGCCTGTTGTTTATGTTGTCAGAATGCCCAGAGACTTGCCCTGTTTCGGAAAGCAGCAGAAAAGCACCAAAACATGTATCGTCTGGCCATGACTGGTTCTGGGATCGATCGTCACCTTTTCTGTCTCTATATAGTATCTAAATACCTTGGTGTTGACTCACCATTTCTTACAAAGGTTAGCACTATTATCTatcatgtgtttttaaaatgtatttttgttttataacgCTCTTTTCTAAACTAAATTCACTGTCTTTGCTTAATGCTTAAAGGTCCTTTTGGAGCCCTGGAAGTTGTCCACCAGCCAGACTCCACAGCAGCAGCTCAATTTAGTTGACATCAACAAGTTCCCGAAATATGTGGGTGGTGGGGGTGGATTTGGCCCTGTGAGTTAATCTGATGCAATATGAACATGTGCAAAAAGTTACAGTCATAGCTTTCTTACCTGCTGGCCTGATCAAGGAGGGCTATGTGAAATGTAACAGCGTCTCTTTGTTATCTTTTTTAGGTAGCTGACGATGGTTACGGTGTGTCTTATATCATTGTTGGGGAAAACCTCATCACATTCCACATCTCGAGCAAGTTCTCCAGTCCTGACACAGTAAGACAGAAAAAAGAGCACTGCATACTATAGATCCAACTCTTCCTGTTTTTATCTCTCGCTCTGATTGCTCCCTctctgtctgacctgcaggacTCATATCGGTTTGGTCAGCATATTCGAAAGGCCATGCTTGACATCCAAGCTCTTTTCAAGCCTCAAAATGATAAGACAGCACAGAATGCAAAGTATGTCCATCTGGAAAATGGGAAAAAGCACATATAACAGAGAGTGTGGGTGGGTATGTTAGATTTGGAGCACATACAACCTGTGACTCAGTCTTCAttcataaaagcaaaacaaggcTCTGGTGACAGGTTGGGCTGCTGTGGTGAGTCACGGCACAGGAGCTTGGCATTCCTCTcagacaaaaacaatatttattacACATCTATGTTTTTCCTGTTTATATTCGGGGATaaacaaatgtatttctttttacacaATAGTTCCTCACATACACATACCACCCTCACTGTATATAAATCCAATGTAATGTAAATAAAGCTACaatatgtatttattcatgATCTTATGAAAGCTGTAAATATATCTGCCAAGAGAATGTGTTCCTGTATTTGCAGATCTAAATTATTTGTTACGTGCCGGTATTTAAGAACTTGCTGTTGATTTTAAGGCGGCTGTCATTAgtgattaaaaatataacacacTAAATGCAACTAATGCATAACTAGTGCAGTCATCATCAGTGATTTCTGTGGCACTGCTGTGGAAGATTGGAAAATTCAGTTTGAAATGATTACATcagctgtgtgtatgtatagATAGACAGATACAGTGTAGGAACTGAAAGAGGCATGACAGAGCAGCAATGCACTGACAGGTCTTAGTGAGAGCTGGGGGAAATTTGCCGTCAAAATTAGGAGCTTGTGTTCAGGAGAGTGAATTGTCTCCTTAAACTCTTGTGCAAGCGTTGCTCCATGAATACAAATCAATAGAAAATAATTCATCATACTGGTAAATTTGTGGATGAcatacagtattgtgcaaaagtcttgaaccaaccctaatttctttatatttggcTTCCAAGGACCCAGGTGTATTTGTAATTATTTAAAGTAGTCTTGAGCTCCGAAAGCTTTCTGAAGATCATTCAAAGTTTTTCTgtggacactggctgctttttcactatGTTTCTGTACAGACTAGTccttgttttggggggggggggggggggtttggttTGTTGAGCAACATAAAACTGACGTATGattcattcaagcataaaaagacGCCTAAGTCGCAccatgaaccagtgttgtgtaaACATACAACAGAAAAGTTAGCAAAGAGCTAATATTAAATCATATTAAAGCATTTTGTTACTAACATTTTGTTGCAAAAACATGCAATTTGTTCCCATTACTGTATGTAAATCTACAAAAATTGCCCAagaaaacacagtttgacagaaataaagtataaaaacgATCCAAAGCAGATAAAGAGTATCTGAAATTCACGTCTTTATTGTATAAAAGAATTGGCGGGCAGGCACTACCACTCATGAATTGGTCTCCCCAGTGTCCAGATCTcagcattattgaagcagtgtaggAACAGAATGCAGtcaacatctaaagaagagctttgaatgtcattTACGAAGCCTGGAAaagtattcctgaagactacttaaagaaattacaacaaACTTTAAGAGAGTTCatgctgtgttgaagaataaaagtgATCAAACCAAATGTTAACCTTCAAACTTGTTACAATTGTATAAACTCTATTTCGGTCTCATTTACTGTATTCAGATTAATTCTTGAACGTTTCAATAACACACTGCAGCTATTTCACAATTTCTatgcaaaatatgaagaaatgaattgtgactcaagacttttgcagtTTTGTATTCCTATTCATTACAGAATAAAATGAGTACTTGAGCTTTTAAATACATTAacaacagacacagaaaaacttttttttttattagagaaGTTTATTTTAAGAGGTGGCAAGGGGGATTTTGACATGTTCCTGAAGTTTTACAGAGAGCTTCCTGATTCATCCCTGCTATCTGACCTTTGACCAGCTGGAAGCTTCATTACTGTAACTCAGCGTTCTTGCCGTACATATTCTGGCAATGAtgagggacaaaaaaaaaaaaaagatcctgtATTTTGTATTATGTTAAACATGACATAATGAGAATGCAGATGGTTTACAGTTCATCTCCTGAGGGTTCTGCAGATTTTAATGTATCTAAGACCACACGATGATTTATAACTTAATAAGAAACCACTTTAGAGAAGTATCTGTTTTTTATAAAACTTTAGTTCAATATTGTAACTACACTGTAACTACATGGCCAATTTGATTTAGTTTATCCACACAAGTGAGACTAAATTTCAAATAGATGATGGTTTATTAGTTTATGCAGGGACAATACAAAAagtcaaagtaataaaaaacaaGCCATTCTGGTCGCACTTATTTTCATCAAGGCATCAGTTACAACAATGAACTAAAACTAGGCTGTATAACTGTACAACAAAGTAAatgaacaataaacaaaaacgCCACCATGGTTTGATGAGAGAAGTTTTAAGAGAGCCAAAGAGGCAACCGACTCCAGACTTCCTAATGATTCAAAATGAATCAGCAGTATCAGATTATCTCCTATCAGAAGCTGCCTGCCAGTCAAGCACACTGAACATAACAGAATACAATAGACAACAAAAGCAAGTGGATTTTAAGAATGCTCTATTTCTTACCAATTTTTATCGCGGGGATACTGCAGGTTGAGTCCACTGGGTAGTGATGTGCCCCCACGGGGCCACTGTGTGGAGCTGTTTTCATGTTGATGGCACGCCAACCCAGTCTTTTCTGTGTACATACTATTTGTGTATATATTTCAACACTCTAGGATGGTTCTGTAGTTTATGTGTCTAAAATCACTCAGAGCTTTTGGGGTCCGGTCTGTGATGCAACAGAGGAGGTTTAAGAAGTTGCACCAGGTGTTGGGTTGACATTCTGTGTGGCTGCCTGTGGTGCCACCTCTATGATTCGTGGTTTGTCAATGATGCGAGCAGTGCGGTTTCCTTTCTCTACAATCCCGATGATCCATGCTTGATGACCTTCTCCGTATTTTGGGGATTTGATCTCGGCACAGAAGCGGGCAGCTTGTTCTCGAGGTAAACAAATAAGCAGGCCTCCTAGAAATGAAAGGAGATGTTGTCAGACAAGTGACTTAAATGAAGATTTAAGTCTAATTAAATCACTAATTTTTAGAATGTGACACTGTTAGGGAGTACTCGGCCTTCTTACTGATAACTCTAAAGGCGTTTTTATACATGAACAAACTCACAAGGTCCAAGCATGGTCCAAATTTGCTATTTCTTGCATGTAGCACACAGCTGGAGATTATCGGTGCATGAGGTGTTCTCACTACTGGAAATACTGCCTGCAGGTAGTATGACatctgttgggtctgttcccacaaaccccgctagttctagagacttattcatcatgaaagaaaacaaggcaacagcgttcgatcgattacttgcgcaagggaggcctcatctgtgtccagcacgaaaatgacccccatgatggcctcctctcgctggcttttattgagagacagttcacacaaaacacagcaaagcaacgccccccgcattgtatgtatatgtgtgaacttctatatgtaagtaggaatgtgtgtgtgtgtgtgtgtgtgtgtgtgtgtgtgtgtgtgtgtgtgtgtgtgtgtgtgtgtgtgtgtgtgtgtgtgtgtgtgtgctgctgatcaaagggtcataaactcaggaagcttagatcaaaagaagtagatcctccagataggatgtatctgcaataaaaccttacagccccctacccagaaccccgagaatctggggggaaggacagtggaatccctttcatcaaagttggcaagcataaaaatgacaaacatttaacaatccactctaacaacATCCACTGGCTTTCTGTAAATTCTCCATGACGTGCACCATTCTCACATGGGCCTAACTGGATATAacagactttttttaaaaacacagctctaatgcataaagtgcatgtgtgaaaacagattTGATATCAATTCTGCTGCAGATTGTTGCTCACAGCATGAAACATTAAGCAGATAAACTAATCACAAAGATAGATCTTTTAACTGATGACACTCAAGTTCCTGTAGATTATTTAACAACTTCTTCGGCTTCTGTAACATCTCCACATAGTTAAGCAAAGACACTTATGTGACTGTAGTTGAGTGCTTTCATCAAACTGCCTCAATTACACAAGCTTGCCATCTTCCAACACTGTCTTGAAGAAATTAATAGCCTATAAAGTCTGATGTGCTTAAAAGATAAATCAGAAGGACAGCTGAACCTCAACCAAATTTCAACCTATAATAGTTACAATCTCAGGACTTTCAATCAGACAAAAcatcaaaatgtaaaatttttatAACATGTCTTGCTTCTCTCCCCGAACATCAACCAATTATGGTCTGTTATTATTGCTGCTTTACTTATTTAGCTACCTAATTGTTAGGAGATTAAACCCTCAATTCACATCCCCAAACAAATTTTCCCCAAAGAGAAAGAAGCTGATTAATAATAACAGAACCACAGTCTTTTGTAAAATCGGTTACAGTGAGAAGTGGCTTTACTTTACTGATGGCACAtaaaattcagttgagctgctTCCAGTTacactttttcattttctaaGATCTTTGTCCAGAACTTACTGGCTGTTCCTTGGTAAAATCTCAATGTcttgaaaacattaaaatacacacgcacacacctgaTGTTTCAGGACAGGTGCCATGCATGAGCCCGAACATGTTCCCACAGGCTTTAGACACGGCGGCCATCTTGGCGAGCACTGGGAGGTTGTGGATGACAAAAGACACCTCACTTCGTTGTTGTCGTGCCAACGTCTGAGCGTGGCCGAGGATGCCAAACCCTGTGATATCGGTCGCTGCGTGAGCATTGAAGGTGTGCATGAGACCCGCAGCTGCAAGCAAAAGACAGTAAGAAAAGCATCATGATGATCAATTTGTTTATTGCCAAAAATTTGCAAACACTCAAGTAATCTGGATGCAATAATATCAACTAGTAATATAATAGAATCTAACGGGTAATAATAATCATTCTTACTAACAAATAACTACTAATTAcgagaaaacaaaataattagAACCACATACTCGGTAATGCTATTGTTAAAATGTAACTGAGAATAATCAAAAGTTTAGGCAGGCAGAAAAAGTCACATGTTCTTAATGGTCTTGCCTGTCCTGTTGAGCCGAGCCATATTCATCATGGCTTCATGGTAGGCCAGCTCTACGTCCTCCTGCGTCACCACCAGCTTGATCTTGTTCCATTTTTCAGGCTTttcagagacacaaagaaagcATAAATAGGCAGTGATGTTACTGGTTATTATTAAACGACAGGTTTTTAACAAAATTATTCAGAAACAAGTTGGCAGACTTACAATATCTAGCCACTGATGCACTGCAACTGCCACTTGTGTTCCAAGTGGTTTGGTCAACACCAACACATCTCCTGGCACTGCATTGTCTGGCCTGAAAAACGTCAGACACAGCATCGTCAAGCTTATTTTAAGGCACCTAAGGAagcaaaaaacagcaaaatatgcaGCAGGAACTCATTCCTACATGATAAACTCATTGGGCTGGCAAACTGTTGTTGCAACCCCTCCCATCACTACCCAGGGGTTGAGCACCGTCTGACCTCCTGTTACAGACGTCCCTGCCTCCTCTGATGCATCTTTGAATCCCTGGATGATCAGTGGCATGACTTTGTCTCTCTCCTGTAAACACAGAAGAATGTCAGAGTCGAGGCTCGGGACATTTTAAATGCACTGATGATAATAAGAGATGTCCCAAACTAATATGATTCCAGTACTAGGGCTATTGCATGAAATATACATTACCTGTCACTTTATTACGTACACCTGTTCCACTGCTCATTGATGCAAATCACATGATtgcaactcaatgcatttaagCATGGAGGCACagtcaagacaacctgctgaagttcaaactgaacatCAGAATGGGCTGATTTAAGATAAAAGCTGATTTAAGTAACTTTGAACATAGTATGGCTGCTGGTAGTCTGAGCATTTCAGAAGccgctgatctactgggattttcctttGTAACCATCTCTAGGGTGTACAGAaaatggtccaaaaaagagaaactatccAGCAAATACTGGATGTCAGACACGGGAGGAGAAACGCCAGACCATTACAAGCCGATAGGAAGACAACAGTAACTctaataaccacttgttactaCCAAGGTCTGCAGACACATCCCTGAAGACACAGCACATCAAACCTGAAGACATCTACACACCAGAGCACTCTAAGACCACACAGgatgccactcctgtcagctaagaacaggaaactgaggctacagttacACAAATTCACCAAAACAGGGCAATAGTAggctggaaaaatgttgcctggtctgatgagtctcaatttgtGGTGGCACACTTGGATGATAAAGGTCAAAATTTGGATGGATTTTTGGATGTGCatccaacaaatctgcagcaactgtgtgaagCCATCATGACCAAAATCTCCCAAGAAATGATTTCAGCACTTTGGTGAATCTCGAAGAATTAAAACATTTGCGAAGCCAAAAGGATGTCTAACCCGGTACTAGTAAAGTGTCCAGCAAATGTACCTTTATTTAAGCAAGATGTGTCTTACTTTCTCTGACATTTTGTTGCTGACTCCCAGAAGCATCAACATGTTGTCACACTCAGTAACTCCCATGGCGTACAGGTCACTTAGAACATTGGCACAAGCAATTCTTCCCTATAGAAAAGAGACCATGAAAATTAATCACACACAGGTTTTGGTATGCAAAGTAATTTAATGAAAGAAAACCAGAAAAGCAATGCTAATGAAGAAGGGAAGGTCCTTACCATCATGTAAGGGTCATCCACAATGGGATAGATGTAGTCTGTTGTCTGGACAAGAGAAAGGCCACCATGCCGGAGGGGGATCACACACGTGTCCATGCCAATGCCTTCATAAAGAATATCTCTCTTAATGTAATATTTTAGAGTGTCTGCACTTGTGACCTGTCCATTTTAAAGCCAAGGTTCAAGTTTTACTTCTTGCCTTTAATTTCTGAGCACCAGCGGAGGTTGGACAAGCTTTAAATTTACAACAATGTTCCCAGTGCTGCCACAAAACTTGTTTTAACCTCAAACAATGACTCTTGTTTCACTTGCTGCTATGCTTAAAAAAAAGCGGGGGGGGGAAGTTGCATTGCTATTAATGTGCTATATGATTTTAAGAATTACCTAATCGAGGCATAACCGCCCCCAGGAACTGTTCATCCTCTTGATAGTGGTTCTCTTGCAGGGTTTCTAGCAGCTTCTGTAACACATCTTGGGGGACCTGTGATTAGAGAAAATTACCACAATTTTGATGCATTATTTCCTCACTAATCTGTGCAAAGAAAATAACACATTCAAGGCAGATTTTTTGATGGACAGCTAACCTTGCAGCCTGTGCCTTTGAGCTCAGCAAACCGTGTGAGCCTGAAGTTCTTGTCCAGCTCATAGCTTTCAGGGTTAAAAGACTCCCTCACAGACATGTCTGAAGAAGCTCTGGGTCCGCACCACTAGAACCACATCAatgactatgaaaaataaataaaactggtgATTAGAGACAGTGTCTGGGTGTCTCAAGAAAATACATGCAAATGTTAAGTTGCACAAATGACACAACACAACAGTGCAATCACATCTGTGCAACATTTCAAGTGAATCAGTGCAAGTACAACATCTGTAGGAGCAACACTGGAAAGAATAAATCAACCAAAATAACTGTAGATTAACTGTCTGCTGGTTGGCATCTCTTTTTTCTGCAATGATAGAAATCTTCTCCCAGAGCTCTGTTGACAAAATATTAGGAACACCTAAGTACATTAGAAGTTACCCCTATAAACATGACTCAAAGATCAGTGTGATATTATTGCAGGCGTGTTGTATTTTGTAATTGAAACAagtttacaaataaataataaaaactgcaTGGCTATTTTAATGCAAAGttgttattaaatgtttttaatttgttaaataCTAGTTTTgataattattttattctttttttaaggcAACGGGGTGTCGGATACCTTTAAAATTG is drawn from Pelmatolapia mariae isolate MD_Pm_ZW linkage group LG7, Pm_UMD_F_2, whole genome shotgun sequence and contains these coding sequences:
- the cpt1b gene encoding carnitine O-palmitoyltransferase 1, muscle isoform isoform X1, coding for MAEAHQAVGFQFTVRPDGVDFKLSQEVIKNIYLSGVTAWKKKAIQFKNGVLAGVYPASPSSWLIVVIAMMSSLYIHTDPSLGMMDAIKENLPYRSVIPQSPTRAVLSAILFATGLWLLLIYLLRYTLKALLSYHGWIFESHGKMSTSTKVWLCLVKMLSGRRPLLYSFQASLPRLPVPSVDDTIHRYLESVRPLLDNEQYNKMELLASDFKENKAAQLQRCLILKSWWATNYVSDWWEEYIYLRGRSPIMVNSNFYIMDLLYVTPTHRQAARAGNVVHAMLQYRRKLERGELAPLRALGTVPMCSTQMERMFNTTRIPGIETDFVQHLTDRKHLVVFHKGRFFQVWLYTGGRHLLPSELETQFQRILNDTSEPQPGELKLAALTAGYRVPWAQARIKYFSQGINKVSLDAIESAAFFLTLDDEPQGYDPAKSNSLDSYAKSLLHGKCYDRWFDKSFTLISYPNGKMGVNVEHSWADAPIVGHMWEYILATDCFHLGYTEEGHCKGDVNKNLPHPTRLQWQIPNECQNVIETSYLSAKQIADDVDFHGYLFAEFGKGLIKKCRTSPDAFIQLALQLAQFRDQRVFCLTYESSMTRMFRDGRTETVRSCTSEAVAFVRAMEDAGTTNAQRLALFRKAAEKHQNMYRLAMTGSGIDRHLFCLYIVSKYLGVDSPFLTKVLLEPWKLSTSQTPQQQLNLVDINKFPKYVGGGGGFGPVADDGYGVSYIIVGENLITFHISSKFSSPDTDSYRFGQHIRKAMLDIQALFKPQNDKTAQNAKYVHLENGKKHI
- the cpt1b gene encoding carnitine O-palmitoyltransferase 1, muscle isoform isoform X5 encodes the protein MAEAHQAVGFQFTVRPDGVDFKLSQEVIKNIYLSGVTAWKKKAIQFKNGVLAGVYPASPSSWLIVVIAMMSSLYIHTDPSLGMMDAIKENLPYRSVIPQSPTRAVLSAILFATGLWLLLIYLLRYTLKALLSYHGWIFESHGKMSTSTKVWLYLESVRPLLDNEQYNKMELLASDFKENKAAQLQRCLILKSWWATNYVSDWWEEYIYLRGRSPIMVNSNFYIMDLLYVTPTHRQAARAGNVVHAMLQYRRKLERGELAPLRALGTVPMCSTQMERMFNTTRIPGIETDFVQHLTDRKHLVVFHKGRFFQVWLYTGGRHLLPSELETQFQRILNDTSEPQPGELKLAALTAGYRVPWAQARIKYFSQGINKVSLDAIESAAFFLTLDDEPQGYDPAKSNSLDSYAKSLLHGKCYDRWFDKSFTLISYPNGKMGVNVEHSWADAPIVGHMWEYILATDCFHLGYTEEGHCKGDVNKNLPHPTRLQWQIPNECQNVIETSYLSAKQIADDVDFHGYLFAEFGKGLIKKCRTSPDAFIQLALQLAQFRDQRVFCLTYESSMTRMFRDGRTETVRSCTSEAVAFVRAMEDAGTTNAQRLALFRKAAEKHQNMYRLAMTGSGIDRHLFCLYIVSKYLGVDSPFLTKVLLEPWKLSTSQTPQQQLNLVDINKFPKYVGGGGGFGPVADDGYGVSYIIVGENLITFHISSKFSSPDTDSYRFGQHIRKAMLDIQALFKPQNDKTAQNAKYVHLENGKKHI
- the cpt1b gene encoding carnitine O-palmitoyltransferase 1, muscle isoform isoform X3; translated protein: MAEAHQAVGFQFTVRPDGVDFKLSQEVIKNIYLSGVTAWKKKAIQFKNGVLAGVYPASPSSWLIVVIAMMSSLYIHTDPSLGMMDAIKENLPYRSTRAVLSAILFATGLWLLLIYLLRYTLKALLSYHGWIFESHGKMSTSTKVWLCLVKMLSGRRPLLYSFQASLPRLPVPSVDDTIHRYLESVRPLLDNEQYNKMELLASDFKENKAAQLQRCLILKSWWATNYVSDWWEEYIYLRGRSPIMVNSNFYIMDLLYVTPTHRQAARAGNVVHAMLQYRRKLERGELAPLRALGTVPMCSTQMERMFNTTRIPGIETDFVQHLTDRKHLVVFHKGRFFQVWLYTGGRHLLPSELETQFQRILNDTSEPQPGELKLAALTAGYRVPWAQARIKYFSQGINKVSLDAIESAAFFLTLDDEPQGYDPAKSNSLDSYAKSLLHGKCYDRWFDKSFTLISYPNGKMGVNVEHSWADAPIVGHMWEYILATDCFHLGYTEEGHCKGDVNKNLPHPTRLQWQIPNECQNVIETSYLSAKQIADDVDFHGYLFAEFGKGLIKKCRTSPDAFIQLALQLAQFRDQRVFCLTYESSMTRMFRDGRTETVRSCTSEAVAFVRAMEDAGTTNAQRLALFRKAAEKHQNMYRLAMTGSGIDRHLFCLYIVSKYLGVDSPFLTKVLLEPWKLSTSQTPQQQLNLVDINKFPKYVGGGGGFGPVTDDGYGVSYIIVGENLITFHISSKFSSPDTDSYRFGQHIRKAMLDIQALFKPQNDKTAQNAKYVHLENGKKHI